Part of the Kamptonema formosum PCC 6407 genome, TATCAGTTAAAAAGTTAAAAATTCAAATCTAAGCAAGTAGGGAAAAGCTAAAATGGATGGGAATCAGGCTGGCATCGTCCAAGAAGATATCTTAATTGTTGACGACAACCCAGACAATTTGCGCCTTCTCTCTAAAATGCTGACTAAAAAGGGATATCACGTTCGCAAGGCATTAAACGGGCAAATGGCATTAACAGCCGCGCAAGCTGTTGTGCCGGATCTAGTTTTGCTCGATATTATGATGCCAGAAATGGATGGCTATGAAGTTTGTACGCATTTGAAAGCCGATCCGAAAACAGCGGAAATTCCTGTGATTTTTTTGAGTGCGCTGAGCGATGCTTTTGATAAAGTAAAAGCCTTTGCCGTAGGAGGTGCTGATTACGTTGCGAAGCCATTTCAACTTGCAGAAGTGTTAGCTCGCGTCCAAAATCAACTTGCACTTAGAGCCGCAGAACTAGAAAAAAAACAACTAAATTATCAATTGGAAGAGCGAGTAAAAGAGCGCACTCACCAACTAGAAGCAGCTAATTCTGAACTGAAGCGGGAGATAGGCGAACGGAAACTCTTAGAGGAGCAACTGCTAAAAATGGCGCTCCATGATGCCCTCACTGGTTTGCCCAACCGAGTGTTATTTATGGAACGTTTAGTACAAGCTCTTAATTGTTCAAAAGAAGTTAAAGGCTATCAGTTTGCAGTGCTATTTTTAGACTGCGATCGCTTTAAAGTTATTAATGATTCTCTTGGTCATCCCGTTGGCGACGAACTGCTAATTGCCCTCGCTCGCCGTTTAGAAAAATCTCTCCATCCCAAAAATACCCTAGCTCGATTGGGGGGCGATGAATTTGCAGTTTTGATCGTGGATATTGAAAATATTACTACTGCCACCCAGTCAGCAGAACGCATACTTCAGAGACTTGCTTTGCCGTTTCAACTTAAAAGGTATGAAGTTTTTATTAATGCCAGTATTGGGATTGCTGTAGGTAATTTTAATTACGAACAGCCAGAGCATTTATTGCGGGATGCGGATACCGCAATGTATCGAGCTAAGAATTTAGGCAAAGGTCAGTATCAAATTTTCGATCCAGCAATGCACGATGCTGCTCTTAAAGTTTTGCAGCTAGAAAATGACCTCCGTAGAGCTGTCAACCAACAGGAGTTTATTGTCTACTATCAGCCAATTGTTGCTCTAAATACCGGCAGAATTTTTGGATTTGAGGCGCTGGTGCGGTGGCAGCATCCTCAAAAAGGTCTAGTTTCTCCTGCCCTATTTATTCCCGCAGCAGAAGAAACTGGTTTGATTAATTCTATTGGCAAGTGGGTTTTGGGGGAAGCTTGTCGCCAGTTGCGTCTATGGGATCGGGAAAAAGTCGCTGACTATCCTTTAACGATGAGTGTTAATCTTTCAGTACGGCAATTTGCACAGCCAGATTTAATTGAGCAAATTGACCAAATTTTGACCCAAACACAACTTAATCCCAAGTTTCTCAAATTGGAGATTACAGAAAGTGCTATTATGGAAAATGCTAAATCTGCTGCGGTTATTCTCCAAAAACTCCGAGAACGGCACATTCAATTGAGTATCGATGACTTCGGCACGGGTTATTCTTCCCTGAGTTACCTACATTCTTTTCCTGTTGACAATTTAAAAATTGACCGCTCTTTTGTGCAACGTTTGGATGGAAAAGCGGAAAATATGGGGTTGATATCAGCAATTATGAGTATTAGTCAGGCTTTGGGAATGAATGCGATTGCAGAAGGAATTGAAACCCAAGAACAGTTAGCCCAACTTAGAAGTTTAAATTGCCCTTTTGGTCAGGGGTATCTATTTTCTAAACCTTTGGAAGCAACAGCAGCAACAAATTTAATTCTATCGGCTCCTCGGTGGTAAGATATGACTAAAACTGCTGACATTCTAATTGTTGATGATACGCCCGATAATATTCGGTTTTTATCTTCTCTGTTGGTAGAACAAGGATATAATGTTCGTAAAGCCCTCAATGGGAAAATGGCATTGACCGCAGTTAAAGCGGTTTTACCCGATTTAATATTGTTAGATATTAATATGCCCGGTATGAATGGTTATGAGGTGTGCGAACATCTCAAAAATGATGCTAAAACTTCTGCTGTCCCTGTGATTTTTTTAAGTGCTTTGGATGGTGTAGTAGATAAAGTTAAAGCTTTTCAGATAGGTGGTGTAGACTATATCACTAAGCCTTTTCAACTTGAAGAAATTTTAGCGAGAATTCAAAGCCAACTTAAGATTAAAACTCTTCAAACTAAACTGCAAGTGCAGAATGCACAGCTCGAATCAGCATTGGAAGAACTAAAACATACTCAATTACAACTGGTTCAGAAAGAAAAAATGATCGGTTTGGGTGTGTTAGCGGCAGGGATAGCTCACGAAATAAACAATCCAATTAACTTTATTTCTGGTAATATTAATCATGCTCGTCAATATATTATAAACTTATTAAAGTTGATTGCTCTTTATAAAGAAGCTTACCCCACTCCGACGACGAATATTCAGGAAGTTATTGATGAGATAGATTTAGACTTTCTGGTTCCTGACTTGGAACAACTCCTAGATTCGATGCAAAAGGGTACGGATCGCATCCGCACAACAATTCTTGCTTTACGGATTTTCTCTCGTTTGGACGAGTCAGATATTAAAGCTGTAGATATTCACCAAGGAATTGACAGCACTCTACTATTGTTAGAGCATCGCTTGAAGCCAGAGGGGAAATCATCGGCGATTCAAGTTATTAAAGAATATGGAAATTTACCATTAGTTACTTGTTATGCTAGTCAGCTCAATCAGGTATTTTTCAATTTATTAAGTAATGCTATTGATGCTTTAGAGTCAAAGGATGAGCAAGATAACTCTAAATCTTCAGTACCCACAATTTGGATTACCACAGAGTTAAGTAATGCAGTCACTATTACTATTAGAATTAAAGACAACGGCGTGGGGATTGCCGATGAGGTCAAATCTCAGTTATTCGATCCATTTTTTACCACTAAATCAGTAGGAAAAGGCAGCGGACTAGGGTTATTAACAAGTTATCAAATTATCGTGGAGAAGCACAAAGGGCAGATAACTTGTCACTCTTCCTTGGGAAGTGGTGCAGAGTTTAAAGTCGATATTCCAGTGAAGGTGTTAACAGTTAATGGTTAAGTGGTAATTAGTCTACGAATATGACTAATTCCAAGCGTGCGTACTACTTTGGCAATAGCTATTTTACGCCTTAAGGGTGGTTCAGTTTAGCCTAGCTCAATGTTAACATGAATTACGTAAAAATCTGTCTGAAATTCAATGAAAAACCAAAAAGAACTCTGGCGAGTCATTCTAGCAGTATCCTTGACTGTTGTAGGAGTGCTACACTTTGTATCATGGGATCAATTTGTCCGAATTGTACCGCCGCAACTTCCCTACCCCAAAGAATTAGTTTATATCAGTGGTTTCTTCGAGATTCTAGGAGGAATTGGGCTGTTAGTTCCGCCAGTGAGCCGTGCCGCAGCGTGGGGCTTAATTGCCCTCTTTATTGCCGTATTTCCCGCCAATATTAATATGGCAGTTAACAATATTCCCATAGATGGAATTCCCCAAAATCAACTATTGTACTGGCTAAGGCTGCCTTTCCAAGCTGTCTTTATTTACTGGGCGTGGCTATACACTCAACCTGATGAAGATCGGCCCCGTGCTTCAATTATTCCCTACGGCACTGAAGATGCAAAATGAAAAAGTTTGATTATTCTCTGGATTTCAAAACCCTCAATTTTCGAGAACATCCTGAGCTTTATCGCGTTGGTAAAGGGGAGCAGGGAGTGCTATTGGTGGAACCTTACAAAGGAGAAATTCTGCCTTATTGGAGATTTAAAACTCCTGAAATTGCGAGGGAATCTAGCAATAAAATCTACTCCATGTTTTTAGAGTATTTGGAACAGGAGGATTTTGTAGGAGCGGATATGGCTCGCAAGTTTTTGCAGATGGGCTATACCCGCTCCCGCCGCTATGCTAATCATAAAAGCGGGAAAAAATATAAGTCAAATCCTCAGAAGGAAAGCTCTGCTGAAGCGGAAATGTTAGCAAGAAAAGATATATTGCCTCTGGAAATAGATGTGGTAAAAGCGGAATCGGCGGTTATTTTTAAAGAGAAATGGATACTGGCAAAAACTAACGAAAAGTATCTTCAGCTTTTAGCAAAACATACAGTAGCTTTCAGTTAAAGTAGGTATATGGCTAATTAGTCGCTGAAATTATAATATAGTATTTAGGGAAGATTGCTGGTAACGCCGCTCTCTGGTCAATGAAGTGCAAGGATCGCAGTTTTATTAATGTTGGCAAATCTGATACTATTAAAGTACCGCATTGCCACAACTATCTTTCACTCTACCGCCTAAAAATGACTTCACAAATAGATACTCTCTCTACTTCCTCTACTTCCTCCAACTTTAAGTTCACTCTCGTTGGACATATCGAGTCGAGAGAAGGAACAAATTATCTAGTATGCCGACAGGATACTAAATTTCCTGTTAGTTCGCTGCCAGCATTATATTCCTCTGAAGTTATGTTGTGGGAAGCGATACCCAGTACCGATTCGACTGGTCAGATTTCCAATCTAACTTTGTTAAATTTCTCGAAAGTTAATCTCAAGGAAAATCAAGAAGATAAATGCTTGTTATCGGGGCGAATTGTACAGCTAGGTAAGAAATACAATTTTGTTCAGATTAAGGTAACTAGACCAGGGGAGAAAATATTAAAAGTTACCTTACTATCTCCAGATCGTCGCATGAAAGTGGGTCATTTATGGGAGATAATTGCTGTCCGTCAAGGAGCCTTCCTGCACGTTCAATCAGGTAGCCTGATTGAGGAAACGCATAATTCTTTAGATGAAGCTTTACCTATTTTAGCATCTCAAAATCAGCAATCTGGTAAGTCAGAGGGCGAGTTAGCGATCGCTAATCTTACAGAAGAAAATGGATTTCCTGCTATCTCTTTAGAGCCACAATCTACCGATTTACTAATTGTAACTCCTGGAGATAATCAGCCGCTAGTTTCTGCTAAAAATAATGTTTCTCCTCCCACTGAAGCCGCAATCTTGGCCTTAATTGCAGAAACTCAACTTGAAGATTGGAACCTAGACACGCCCAAGCTACGTTCAAATAAAACATGGGAATGGGAGGCTTTTCACCCCTTAACTCAACAGCGGGCAAGAGTCAAGATTGTTGGCAACAAAAAACCCCGCGTTTATCAGTACCCGCTGACTTCTAAAGAAGACTCAAATCTAGCTGAGAATACTCACTTAGTGGTTACGCCTCTCGGAGCAGCTAGAGGGATTGGGGCTTCATGTTTTCGCATAGAAATAGGGCCTTATGAGGTGGTTTTAGATTGCGGTTCGCGTCCGAAAGGTTACGATCCTTTACCTGCATTAGAGTATCTAAATAATCCCGATTTGTTAATAGTTTCTCACGCGCATTTAGACCATTTGGGTGCTGTGCCTGTATTCCATAACCGCTATCCCGGCGTGCGGATAATTTGCACTCAGGGGACTAGAGAAATTGCTCACATTATGTTGCGGGATTGTTTGAAGGTACAATCTCTGAATGAAGATTCTACGCCACTTTTTGACGATGTAGATTTGGAGCGTACTTTATTTAGATTAGAAACGCAACCTGTAGGGGTTGATTTTGAACCTTTGCCGGGATTAAAAGTAAGATTTATCAATGCAGGTCACATTTTAGGAGCTGCGTGTATTTATATGACTTGCGGAGAGCGATCGCTAATTTATACTGGTGATTATAATACCACTTCTAGCCGCACTACTACTGGATTGCGGTTAGCTGACTTGCCACAAGCAGATATTTTAATTACAGAATCTACTTACGGGGGGGATACTCACCCTGGTAGAAAAACTCAAGAAACAGCGTTAATTGATGCGATTGCAGAAGTAGTTAAATCAGGCGGAAACGTGCTAATTCCTGCCTTCGCCTTGGGGAGAGCACAAGAAATTTTATTAGCTATTCGCACTAGCACTACGTTCCATACTTTAAAGGTTCCCGTTTACGTTGATGGTTTAGTGCGAAGCGTCACTGAAACTTTTAGAGATAACCTAGACCTTTTGCCGGATTCAGTAAAGAACTTTGTGAAACAATGCAATCGAGAACCGTTTTTTGATTTGAATGGAATGCCACCAATTATTCCTATTGGCAATCCCAAAGAACGCCCCTTAGCAATGGCTAAACCCAGCGTTATTGTTGCCAGTTCCGGGATGTTGAGCGGCGGTGCATCGGTATATTATGCTAAAACTTTGTTAGAGAGAGAAAATGCAGCTATTTTCATATCAGGCTACACGGATGAAGAATCACCCGGCAGACTTTTGCAGAACTTAGCTGTTGGAGATGAAATTGAGTTAGATGGCAAGAAAATTACTGTCAAAGCGCAAATTAAAAGATTCAATTTGTCCGCTCATGCTGATAAAATAGGGTTGACGCAAGTCATTAATAAAGTGAACCCAAAACACCTGATTTTGATTCACGGTTGCGGTAATGCTTTGCACTCTCTGGCAGATTCGGGAGATTTAAAATCGAAGCATTATATTCATATTCCTAATGTCGGGGAGCGAGTAGAATATGGACAAGCACCAGAACATATTTCTAAATCGCAAATTGCCAAGATTGAACTACCTCAAGAGTTTGAGGTAAGTGTAGAAGCAGAAGTAGAAGGAGCTTGGTTACAAATTCCTTTGGAAGTAGTGGAAAACGATCCTCGGTGGCAATTGTTGGCAAGTAGTGGGATGCTGAAAGCTGCTTGGGAAGGCTATCATTTGAAATTGAGTCCAATTACACAGAGAAATTTATCAATTCAGAAGGTGATGGATGATGCTGTTAGTAAGGGAGAAAATTGTTGTGCAGTTTGTAAGTTTTATGAGAAAGGATACTGCAAAGGGGAAGAAAGTTCGCTGTTTGAATTTCAAGTAGATCCCTCTGGAATTTGTGGAGAATTTAGCAGTAATAGTTAAATATATCGAAGTTTTTATCTCTTCCTACTTGCGATCGCACAACAAGCGATCGCTCTTTTCCACCTCCACATTCGTCCGCAAATAGTCCCCCACGCGATCGCACCCATAACTCAATAAATCCAGACTCAGTATTTGCTGCACATTCCACAAAATCAGCGTATTATCCTCGCTGACGCTGGCGACAAACTTCCCATCCCCACTATAGGCCACTCCCCGAATCGCCGCACTGTGACCTCTGAGAGTCGTTAATTCCGTACCGTCAACCTTCCACAGCTTAAGTGTATTATCCACACTCCCAGAAGCGATCGTCTTACCATCAGGACTAAACGCTACCCCCCACACCGCAGCAGTATGACCTTCGAGAGTTCTCAATAACTGACCATCAACTGTCCAAAGCTTAACCGTATTG contains:
- a CDS encoding two-component system response regulator → MDGNQAGIVQEDILIVDDNPDNLRLLSKMLTKKGYHVRKALNGQMALTAAQAVVPDLVLLDIMMPEMDGYEVCTHLKADPKTAEIPVIFLSALSDAFDKVKAFAVGGADYVAKPFQLAEVLARVQNQLALRAAELEKKQLNYQLEERVKERTHQLEAANSELKREIGERKLLEEQLLKMALHDALTGLPNRVLFMERLVQALNCSKEVKGYQFAVLFLDCDRFKVINDSLGHPVGDELLIALARRLEKSLHPKNTLARLGGDEFAVLIVDIENITTATQSAERILQRLALPFQLKRYEVFINASIGIAVGNFNYEQPEHLLRDADTAMYRAKNLGKGQYQIFDPAMHDAALKVLQLENDLRRAVNQQEFIVYYQPIVALNTGRIFGFEALVRWQHPQKGLVSPALFIPAAEETGLINSIGKWVLGEACRQLRLWDREKVADYPLTMSVNLSVRQFAQPDLIEQIDQILTQTQLNPKFLKLEITESAIMENAKSAAVILQKLRERHIQLSIDDFGTGYSSLSYLHSFPVDNLKIDRSFVQRLDGKAENMGLISAIMSISQALGMNAIAEGIETQEQLAQLRSLNCPFGQGYLFSKPLEATAATNLILSAPRW
- a CDS encoding hybrid sensor histidine kinase/response regulator is translated as MTKTADILIVDDTPDNIRFLSSLLVEQGYNVRKALNGKMALTAVKAVLPDLILLDINMPGMNGYEVCEHLKNDAKTSAVPVIFLSALDGVVDKVKAFQIGGVDYITKPFQLEEILARIQSQLKIKTLQTKLQVQNAQLESALEELKHTQLQLVQKEKMIGLGVLAAGIAHEINNPINFISGNINHARQYIINLLKLIALYKEAYPTPTTNIQEVIDEIDLDFLVPDLEQLLDSMQKGTDRIRTTILALRIFSRLDESDIKAVDIHQGIDSTLLLLEHRLKPEGKSSAIQVIKEYGNLPLVTCYASQLNQVFFNLLSNAIDALESKDEQDNSKSSVPTIWITTELSNAVTITIRIKDNGVGIADEVKSQLFDPFFTTKSVGKGSGLGLLTSYQIIVEKHKGQITCHSSLGSGAEFKVDIPVKVLTVNG
- a CDS encoding DoxX family protein, which encodes MKNQKELWRVILAVSLTVVGVLHFVSWDQFVRIVPPQLPYPKELVYISGFFEILGGIGLLVPPVSRAAAWGLIALFIAVFPANINMAVNNIPIDGIPQNQLLYWLRLPFQAVFIYWAWLYTQPDEDRPRASIIPYGTEDAK
- a CDS encoding DUF4385 domain-containing protein, giving the protein MKKFDYSLDFKTLNFREHPELYRVGKGEQGVLLVEPYKGEILPYWRFKTPEIARESSNKIYSMFLEYLEQEDFVGADMARKFLQMGYTRSRRYANHKSGKKYKSNPQKESSAEAEMLARKDILPLEIDVVKAESAVIFKEKWILAKTNEKYLQLLAKHTVAFS
- a CDS encoding MBL fold metallo-hydrolase, producing the protein MTSQIDTLSTSSTSSNFKFTLVGHIESREGTNYLVCRQDTKFPVSSLPALYSSEVMLWEAIPSTDSTGQISNLTLLNFSKVNLKENQEDKCLLSGRIVQLGKKYNFVQIKVTRPGEKILKVTLLSPDRRMKVGHLWEIIAVRQGAFLHVQSGSLIEETHNSLDEALPILASQNQQSGKSEGELAIANLTEENGFPAISLEPQSTDLLIVTPGDNQPLVSAKNNVSPPTEAAILALIAETQLEDWNLDTPKLRSNKTWEWEAFHPLTQQRARVKIVGNKKPRVYQYPLTSKEDSNLAENTHLVVTPLGAARGIGASCFRIEIGPYEVVLDCGSRPKGYDPLPALEYLNNPDLLIVSHAHLDHLGAVPVFHNRYPGVRIICTQGTREIAHIMLRDCLKVQSLNEDSTPLFDDVDLERTLFRLETQPVGVDFEPLPGLKVRFINAGHILGAACIYMTCGERSLIYTGDYNTTSSRTTTGLRLADLPQADILITESTYGGDTHPGRKTQETALIDAIAEVVKSGGNVLIPAFALGRAQEILLAIRTSTTFHTLKVPVYVDGLVRSVTETFRDNLDLLPDSVKNFVKQCNREPFFDLNGMPPIIPIGNPKERPLAMAKPSVIVASSGMLSGGASVYYAKTLLERENAAIFISGYTDEESPGRLLQNLAVGDEIELDGKKITVKAQIKRFNLSAHADKIGLTQVINKVNPKHLILIHGCGNALHSLADSGDLKSKHYIHIPNVGERVEYGQAPEHISKSQIAKIELPQEFEVSVEAEVEGAWLQIPLEVVENDPRWQLLASSGMLKAAWEGYHLKLSPITQRNLSIQKVMDDAVSKGENCCAVCKFYEKGYCKGEESSLFEFQVDPSGICGEFSSNS